One genomic region from Campylobacter concisus encodes:
- a CDS encoding NADH-quinone oxidoreductase subunit M: protein MLSVIIFFPAISAMLGFLIENKSIKFYGASIALIELLLAIFICVNVDFQGYDFALTHQVSLIPSLNIGYFVGIDTISLALIVLSAFMSFISIAALSDDGNLKHLIISVLFLESTMMGVFSALDMILFYSFWELSLIPLLYIIGAFGSKNRIYAAIKFFIYTFLGSVFMLVAIIFIGYLCYQKSGVFSFNLLDWYKLGIGQNAQIWLFLAFFFAFGVKTPLFPFHTWLPYAHGQAPTIGSVLLASVLLKMGTYGFVRFSLPLFPDASLLLSGFVCVIAIIMIIYAALVAYAQSDMKQVIAYSSISHMGVIMLGIFSLNLIGLGGSIFLMISHGIVSGALFLLVGVIYERAHTKEICEFGGLAKVMPKYALIFFIATLASIGLPLTIGFVGEFLSLLGVFKLNKLFALLGGFSIIVGAVYMLVLYKRVFFGECKEKNLSLKDLNFKELAALVPLCLLIIALGIAPNLILKPLEPSVQNIISKMQTRAVNSDTKDKISSLNGGSKL, encoded by the coding sequence ATGCTAAGTGTAATCATATTTTTCCCTGCAATAAGCGCAATGCTAGGCTTCTTGATAGAAAATAAAAGCATCAAATTTTATGGAGCAAGCATCGCTCTTATCGAGCTTTTGCTAGCTATTTTTATCTGCGTAAATGTCGATTTTCAGGGTTATGACTTTGCTCTAACGCATCAAGTCTCGCTCATACCAAGCCTAAATATCGGCTATTTTGTCGGCATCGATACCATTTCGCTAGCACTTATCGTACTTAGTGCATTTATGAGTTTCATCTCTATCGCGGCACTTAGCGATGATGGAAATTTAAAGCACCTAATTATTAGCGTGCTATTTTTAGAGAGTACGATGATGGGCGTCTTTAGCGCACTTGATATGATCTTGTTTTACAGCTTTTGGGAGCTTAGCCTCATACCGCTTCTTTACATCATCGGCGCATTTGGCAGTAAAAATAGAATTTACGCTGCGATTAAATTTTTCATCTATACATTTTTAGGCTCTGTCTTTATGCTAGTAGCGATCATCTTTATCGGCTATTTGTGCTATCAAAAAAGCGGTGTCTTTAGCTTTAATCTGCTTGATTGGTACAAGCTTGGTATCGGGCAAAATGCTCAAATTTGGCTATTTTTAGCGTTTTTCTTTGCCTTTGGTGTGAAAACTCCGCTATTTCCATTTCACACGTGGCTACCTTACGCGCACGGACAGGCTCCAACTATCGGCTCAGTTTTGCTTGCTAGCGTGCTTTTAAAGATGGGCACTTACGGCTTTGTGAGATTTTCACTACCGCTTTTTCCAGACGCGAGCCTACTTTTAAGCGGCTTTGTCTGCGTCATAGCCATTATTATGATCATCTACGCAGCCCTCGTTGCCTACGCACAAAGCGACATGAAACAAGTGATCGCTTATAGTTCCATTTCACACATGGGTGTCATCATGCTTGGCATCTTTTCATTAAATTTGATAGGTCTTGGCGGCTCTATATTTTTGATGATAAGCCACGGTATCGTTAGCGGTGCTTTGTTTTTGCTAGTTGGCGTCATCTACGAGAGAGCTCACACCAAAGAAATTTGCGAATTTGGTGGCCTTGCTAAGGTGATGCCAAAGTACGCACTTATATTTTTTATAGCAACTCTTGCAAGTATCGGTTTGCCGCTAACGATTGGCTTTGTGGGCGAGTTTTTGAGCTTGCTTGGCGTCTTTAAACTAAATAAGCTCTTTGCGCTACTTGGTGGTTTTAGTATCATCGTGGGCGCTGTTTATATGCTGGTACTTTATAAAAGGGTCTTTTTTGGCGAATGCAAGGAGAAAAATTTGAGCCTGAAAGATCTAAATTTTAAAGAGTTAGCCGCTCTTGTGCCACTTTGCTTGCTCATAATCGCTCTTGGTATCGCACCAAATTTGATACTAAAACCACTTGAGCCAAGCGTGCAAAATATCATAAGCAAAATGCAAACTAGAGCCGTAAATAGCGACACAAAGGATAAAATTTCATCTTTAAATGGTGGGAGCAAACTATGA
- a CDS encoding tetratricopeptide repeat protein, with translation MKKLLIILFFPLYLTAFNLSLNSGANGDKPYSVLQLSDEQEFECVEQILAYDTKRYVCMLDDEILPKIEDTTLPLMDIKYKKQDGKLFIVIMPKAPSKLLNIKTELYNSQNVQDSPKTTISKHFSIIIDTSLSENSKRKSGLNFKPDFKDMLNPSIGALDLNKAPIAGLDSNDIDIYISIKRAYEKGAYENVVKDTQTAIKRHPNSLFSSEFLLFRLRALDKIFETKNEFEEIEPKDIVSEGRAWIRKFPSDENYPEVLYLIARAYLKDSIASDAKYMLDILNEEHANSKFTKLAALDYADYLYKIGRQKEALKDYEKVLYSTNDIDLASRAALSLADANIDKEKFDEAKKFILKIANANEKFFMNNPTKSMNLATTFASKDMPDVAAKIYEILINNSDRTKDFYEVALKNLALNLAKTKDEKKAYEYLNRYEAEFKYGDYIDEVTKAKDGLFFEEKDKNATALHARYKELIEKYAGTNISQKALISELELDIKERKFSDALSYKTMAKDGNLSKAMELINEAALELTKEYFIKDDCTAVINLLENYDINKISLPQFNLFNCYYRTARYNDALELAKAHAKDENLEDRVEWLVNLSKILYKNKDYEHAIIAANDALSLGSSVEYSDPTPSLFDRFYSLLALKRFTEAISTISAIEQLRGQDFKIIEAYTAISDYAMKSNDYAIATTYAKKALELQTKAKINTFSPKINFNYSEASLKTDNLGEALDEAKFILNMKLEPEDRLHALNLISEIYIRQKQFKLARPYLNECSDSNFVSPYKDACKAKLDMIGKS, from the coding sequence ATGAAAAAGCTCTTAATTATTTTATTTTTTCCGCTTTATCTAACCGCTTTTAATCTTAGCCTAAATAGCGGCGCAAATGGTGATAAGCCTTATAGCGTTCTTCAGCTAAGCGATGAGCAAGAATTTGAATGCGTGGAGCAAATTTTAGCTTACGACACCAAACGCTATGTCTGCATGCTTGATGATGAAATTTTGCCCAAAATTGAAGATACGACACTGCCATTAATGGATATAAAATATAAAAAGCAAGATGGCAAGCTTTTTATCGTCATAATGCCAAAAGCACCGTCAAAACTGCTAAATATAAAAACTGAGCTTTATAATAGCCAAAACGTACAAGATAGCCCAAAAACAACCATTTCAAAACACTTTAGCATAATCATAGATACTTCGCTCAGTGAAAATAGCAAGAGAAAGTCTGGGCTAAATTTTAAACCTGATTTTAAAGATATGCTAAATCCTAGTATCGGAGCGCTTGATCTTAACAAAGCACCTATTGCTGGACTTGATAGTAATGACATTGATATCTATATAAGCATAAAACGAGCTTATGAAAAGGGCGCTTATGAAAATGTAGTAAAAGATACTCAAACAGCGATAAAAAGGCATCCAAATAGCCTTTTTTCAAGTGAATTTTTACTATTTCGTCTAAGGGCTCTTGATAAAATTTTTGAGACAAAAAATGAGTTTGAAGAGATCGAGCCAAAAGATATCGTAAGTGAAGGTAGGGCTTGGATTAGAAAATTCCCATCTGATGAAAACTATCCAGAAGTGCTATATCTAATCGCTAGAGCCTACCTAAAAGATAGCATCGCAAGTGATGCAAAATATATGCTTGATATCTTAAACGAAGAGCACGCAAACTCAAAATTTACAAAACTTGCAGCGCTTGATTACGCTGATTATCTCTACAAGATAGGCAGACAAAAAGAGGCGCTAAAAGACTATGAAAAGGTGCTTTACTCCACAAACGATATCGACCTTGCAAGTAGAGCAGCACTAAGCCTAGCTGATGCAAATATCGATAAAGAAAAATTTGATGAAGCAAAGAAATTTATACTAAAAATCGCAAATGCGAATGAAAAATTTTTTATGAATAACCCAACAAAGTCGATGAATCTTGCAACTACATTTGCAAGTAAAGATATGCCTGATGTGGCTGCTAAAATTTATGAAATCTTGATAAATAATAGCGATAGAACGAAAGATTTTTATGAAGTTGCTTTAAAAAATTTAGCACTAAATCTAGCCAAAACAAAAGATGAGAAAAAAGCATACGAATACTTAAATAGATATGAGGCAGAGTTTAAATATGGTGATTATATCGATGAAGTCACTAAGGCAAAAGATGGGTTATTTTTTGAAGAAAAAGATAAAAATGCTACTGCACTTCATGCTAGATATAAAGAGCTAATTGAAAAATATGCTGGGACAAATATTAGCCAAAAGGCTCTAATAAGCGAGCTTGAGCTGGATATTAAAGAGCGTAAATTCTCCGATGCACTATCTTACAAAACCATGGCAAAAGATGGAAATTTAAGCAAGGCAATGGAGCTGATAAATGAAGCTGCGCTAGAGCTTACAAAAGAGTATTTTATAAAAGATGATTGCACGGCTGTTATAAATTTACTTGAAAACTACGATATAAACAAAATCTCATTACCGCAATTTAATCTCTTTAACTGCTATTACAGAACGGCCCGCTATAACGATGCACTTGAGCTCGCAAAAGCTCATGCAAAAGATGAAAATTTAGAAGATAGGGTCGAGTGGCTGGTAAATTTGAGTAAAATTTTATATAAAAATAAAGACTACGAGCATGCGATCATTGCCGCAAATGATGCGCTTTCACTTGGCTCATCAGTCGAATACTCAGATCCAACACCATCTCTTTTTGACAGGTTTTACTCATTGCTTGCATTAAAACGCTTTACGGAAGCGATCTCAACCATTAGTGCTATCGAGCAGCTAAGAGGCCAAGACTTTAAGATCATCGAAGCATATACAGCTATAAGTGACTATGCGATGAAAAGTAATGATTACGCCATCGCTACAACGTATGCCAAAAAAGCTCTTGAGCTACAAACAAAAGCCAAGATAAATACATTTTCACCAAAGATAAATTTTAACTACTCAGAAGCTTCACTAAAGACAGATAACCTAGGTGAGGCACTTGATGAGGCGAAATTTATACTAAACATGAAGCTTGAGCCAGAAGATCGCTTACATGCTTTAAATCTGATAAGCGAAATCTATATAAGGCAAAAACAGTTTAAGTTGGCTAGACCTTATTTAAATGAGTGCTCTGATTCAAATTTTGTAAGCCCGTATAAAGATGCTTGCAAAGCTAAGCTTGACATGATAGGCAAAAGCTAA
- the nuoN gene encoding NADH-quinone oxidoreductase subunit NuoN, whose translation MNEIAFLDLKEISLSSVAPMLSMIIFALFILIVGTIKKDLSRNFYCVFCIIAIFVNLGLILDFNGLSLSFWDMLLVDGVSIISQVIILIASALFIPLALSTKEYFEYKIYEYYALFLFMIAGFLFMVSSNNLLIIFLGLEISSLCLYTLIALHNKAKSVEAAIKYFAMGSLSAGFFAMAIAMFYLATNSIDIARIGIVIKDLSLNQNLIILLGCVFIASAIGFKLSLIPFHTWIPDVYEGSNAPLAGYMSIVPKVAAFIVALRVFAMLEGSQILWIKDMLYIIAVLTMSLANIMALVQKDVKRMLAFSSIAHAGVVLCALVANSHEANVALFFYWIMFLFANLGAFSMLWVARCDDVVCWDKRFKHPYEKFSGLIKILPSYAVIMGIFMIALAGIPPFSVFWGKMVLISSLIKSDYVVLSVIIMINSAIAIYYYLKLIVFMFLKEPIVKDKNLYTANVSMALKVIVGIAVAGTAFSFLFSGAILEFIEHFVFASGF comes from the coding sequence ATGAATGAAATAGCCTTTTTAGATCTAAAAGAAATTTCTTTATCTTCGGTTGCTCCGATGCTTAGTATGATAATCTTTGCGCTTTTTATCTTAATCGTTGGCACCATAAAAAAAGATCTTTCAAGAAATTTCTACTGCGTATTTTGTATCATCGCAATATTTGTAAATTTGGGCCTAATACTTGATTTTAACGGTCTTAGCCTTAGCTTTTGGGATATGCTTTTAGTGGACGGGGTTTCTATCATCTCACAAGTCATCATCCTCATCGCATCAGCCCTTTTCATACCGCTGGCACTTAGCACAAAAGAGTATTTTGAGTACAAAATTTATGAATATTACGCGCTATTTTTATTTATGATAGCTGGATTTTTGTTTATGGTGAGTTCAAATAACCTACTCATCATCTTTTTAGGACTTGAGATCAGCTCGCTTTGCCTCTACACCCTAATCGCCCTTCACAATAAGGCAAAAAGCGTCGAAGCCGCCATTAAATACTTCGCTATGGGCTCGCTCTCAGCTGGCTTTTTTGCGATGGCAATAGCGATGTTTTATCTAGCGACAAACTCAATAGACATCGCTCGTATCGGCATTGTGATAAAAGATCTTAGCCTAAATCAAAATTTGATCATTTTGCTTGGCTGCGTTTTCATAGCCTCTGCCATTGGTTTTAAGCTCTCACTCATACCTTTTCACACATGGATACCAGATGTTTATGAAGGCTCAAATGCCCCACTAGCAGGCTATATGTCTATCGTGCCAAAGGTGGCAGCTTTTATCGTCGCACTTCGCGTCTTTGCCATGCTTGAGGGCTCACAAATTTTGTGGATAAAAGATATGCTCTACATCATCGCCGTGCTTACGATGAGCCTTGCAAACATCATGGCGCTAGTGCAAAAAGACGTTAAAAGGATGCTCGCTTTTAGCTCGATAGCTCACGCTGGTGTTGTGCTTTGCGCGCTTGTGGCGAATTCTCACGAGGCAAATGTCGCCTTGTTTTTTTACTGGATCATGTTTTTGTTTGCAAATTTGGGTGCATTTTCTATGCTCTGGGTGGCAAGGTGCGACGACGTTGTCTGCTGGGATAAGCGCTTTAAACATCCGTATGAGAAATTTTCAGGGCTTATTAAAATTTTGCCAAGCTACGCCGTGATAATGGGAATTTTCATGATCGCCCTTGCTGGCATTCCGCCTTTTAGCGTATTTTGGGGCAAGATGGTGCTTATCTCATCGCTTATCAAGTCTGATTACGTCGTACTTAGTGTCATTATCATGATAAATTCTGCCATTGCGATTTATTACTATTTAAAGCTAATCGTCTTTATGTTTTTAAAAGAGCCAATCGTAAAAGATAAAAATCTCTACACCGCAAACGTATCGATGGCATTAAAAGTAATTGTTGGCATTGCGGTAGCTGGAACGGCCTTTTCGTTTTTATTTTCTGGAGCGATTTTAGAATTTATTGAGCATTTTGTCTTTGCTTCAGGATTTTAG